The following coding sequences lie in one Propionispora vibrioides genomic window:
- a CDS encoding ABC transporter ATP-binding protein, translating to MMQESATIIDIRHIQVGYGQKTVIGDVTLTAGPGELIGILGPNGSGKSTLLKSLCGLLPYSKGEVLLFGRPLLSMSERDRARQVAYMQQEVQVSFGITALDAVLTGRYPYLHWWQNESPADYAIARQYMSFAGVGDLAQRPLHELSGGERQRVMLAKALAQETPLLFLDEPTASLDLSYQEEIFRYCQQICREGKTVLIVVHDIRLAAKFCSRLILLSAGGILSDGPPSQVVTPEHLYQAFGLQSAVYENYISGQLDIHTYDRRSAGQPGKAIHVIGGGGTIGTIIRALRENAYPVSCGILRQGDMDTAVAMAFGTDNLVSQAFGPIGRELGEQNRQKIAQAHYTILGNLYFSQENLDNLKAAFTAGRLIIVEDSPINSRDGTAGEAALLYRQLTARPETTVMKLDELLLAVEKRSL from the coding sequence ATGATGCAGGAGTCGGCTACGATCATTGATATCCGTCATATTCAGGTGGGTTACGGTCAAAAGACGGTAATCGGCGACGTGACGCTTACGGCAGGACCTGGAGAGCTTATTGGCATCCTTGGTCCTAACGGGTCGGGCAAAAGTACGCTATTGAAAAGTTTATGTGGTCTGTTGCCCTACAGTAAAGGTGAGGTGCTTTTATTTGGTAGACCGCTGCTGTCGATGAGCGAACGGGATAGAGCGCGCCAGGTGGCTTATATGCAGCAGGAAGTGCAGGTTTCCTTCGGGATAACGGCGCTGGATGCCGTGCTGACCGGCCGCTACCCTTATCTGCACTGGTGGCAGAATGAAAGCCCGGCCGACTACGCGATTGCCCGGCAATATATGTCCTTTGCCGGTGTGGGCGACCTGGCTCAGCGACCATTACATGAGCTGTCGGGGGGAGAACGGCAGCGGGTTATGCTGGCGAAAGCACTGGCTCAGGAAACGCCGCTGCTGTTTCTTGACGAACCGACTGCCAGTCTTGACCTTTCTTATCAGGAGGAAATATTCCGTTATTGTCAGCAAATTTGCCGGGAGGGCAAGACCGTACTTATCGTCGTTCATGACATCCGGCTGGCAGCTAAATTCTGTTCCCGGCTGATTCTGCTGTCGGCAGGCGGGATATTGTCCGATGGCCCTCCTTCCCAAGTGGTAACACCGGAGCATTTATATCAGGCTTTTGGGCTGCAGTCAGCCGTGTACGAGAACTATATCAGCGGCCAATTGGATATTCATACCTATGATAGGAGAAGTGCCGGACAACCCGGTAAGGCGATACATGTAATTGGCGGCGGCGGTACGATTGGCACCATTATCCGGGCGCTAAGGGAAAACGCCTATCCCGTAAGCTGCGGCATACTGCGCCAGGGGGATATGGACACCGCCGTAGCCATGGCCTTTGGTACCGACAATCTGGTAAGCCAGGCTTTTGGCCCTATCGGGCGGGAACTGGGGGAGCAGAACCGGCAAAAAATAGCCCAGGCCCACTATACCATCCTGGGTAATCTTTATTTTAGTCAGGAAAACCTGGATAATCTAAAAGCTGCCTTTACGGCCGGCCGGCTGATTATTGTGGAAGACAGCCCGATTAATAGCCGTGACGGCACAGCCGGGGAAGCAGCCCTATTATACCGCCAATTGACTGCCAGACCGGAGACTACGGTTATGAAGCTGGACGAATTGCTGTTGGCGGTTGAAAAAAGAAGCTTGTAG
- a CDS encoding ABC transporter substrate-binding protein: MKQRWLSVLFIWMLLMALLSGCGHGAGQQQPVAEDYTVTDSQGHPLQLTHKPQRIVSLTLGTDEIITGLVPANRIAALTHLAEDASISNIVEQAGTVPHKIRAEAETVIALNPDLVLVADWLPADLPQTLRDAGIPVYVYKTPHTIKEVEQTITVIAQVVGEAEQGRQLVRTMEEKLAEVRRKLDPVQAGQEKVVAKLTAAGATGGKDSTFADICEQARTVSAAVKAGLGPYDMMTKEQLVASRPDVLLLPTWDYQGKANQETSRTDIMSDPGLQSVPAVQTDRLEVIPERYLSCTSQYIVFGVEGVAKAAYPDYMNTK, translated from the coding sequence TTGAAACAAAGATGGCTGAGCGTCTTATTCATATGGATGCTGCTGATGGCGTTGCTGAGCGGCTGCGGCCATGGCGCCGGGCAACAGCAGCCGGTGGCGGAAGATTATACGGTGACCGACAGTCAGGGGCACCCTCTGCAGTTAACCCATAAACCGCAGCGCATTGTTTCTCTGACGCTGGGAACCGACGAAATCATCACCGGACTGGTACCGGCGAACAGGATTGCCGCCCTGACTCATTTAGCGGAGGATGCGAGTATATCGAATATTGTGGAGCAGGCCGGAACGGTTCCGCATAAAATACGGGCCGAGGCGGAAACGGTGATTGCGCTGAACCCTGATCTGGTTTTGGTGGCCGACTGGCTGCCGGCCGATTTACCCCAGACGCTGCGTGATGCGGGTATACCTGTATACGTCTATAAAACTCCTCACACGATTAAGGAAGTGGAACAAACCATTACTGTCATCGCTCAGGTCGTGGGGGAAGCAGAGCAAGGCAGACAACTGGTCCGGACGATGGAGGAAAAACTGGCCGAGGTCCGGCGAAAACTGGACCCTGTACAAGCCGGGCAGGAGAAAGTCGTTGCCAAGCTGACGGCGGCCGGGGCAACCGGCGGGAAGGACAGTACGTTTGCCGATATCTGTGAGCAGGCCAGAACGGTCAGTGCGGCAGTAAAAGCCGGGCTTGGACCCTATGATATGATGACCAAGGAGCAACTGGTTGCTTCCCGGCCTGATGTTTTGCTGCTGCCGACCTGGGACTATCAAGGGAAAGCAAATCAGGAGACTTCGCGGACGGATATCATGAGCGATCCGGGACTGCAGAGTGTTCCTGCCGTACAAACAGACAGGCTGGAAGTCATTCCCGAACGGTATCTCAGTTGTACCTCCCAGTATATTGTATTTGGCGTTGAAGGAGTGGCCAAAGCGGCTTATCCGGATTATATGAATACCAAGTGA
- a CDS encoding TonB-dependent receptor plug domain-containing protein, which produces MKRKGKHSKAVLCALLSSAVLCQIPGISWAEGEDNQFDFDPIVVTATKTPVKLSESNANLTVITRKDIEEQHYSDLSEALRNVPGVTINNFGTGIGYEASNMLRINGSDKIVVLVDGVRVDAAGVNFAAAAYGNLDNVERIEILKGAAASLYGANAKGGVIQIITRKAEENKSTLTYTGGSYDKENYAFMNQGKSGDYSWVVTSQKDIMGDYRDANGTTVPEHRNAETTTFKLTKAINEKSDITFDYQKYQSDYMYSGTNYYLSQRNPGNMDNYNWKLIYNNQLTDNLKNRLTFYNGVYDNTFQTNDPYWGMGIGTSWTKVKTMRLQDEFTQTFADNHTVTGGFEYSRDKVVSSGNKKISNSAYYVQDEWDLDRRWKLTSGIRYDDSTQYGSNTSPHVNIGYKASDETNYYISYNKYFIVPTPYQVFNDTYGNYNLKAEKGDNLELGVNHQLSDTLSTAFHLFRRDSSNAVGFDMSSYKYVNFDEKAHGWDIQLNKKLTEQLSTYIGYTHTTIDPTVERSQNVDGCIPKGYWNVGVDYRQEKYDVHLQGRGVFDKPGPQNSAAYSNYFPENTYWVWDLALNYKITPNTKTFLRVNNLLDKFYAEQSYARSDYGGSPGEWYTSPGRNYQLGVQYQF; this is translated from the coding sequence TTGAAAAGGAAAGGAAAACACAGTAAAGCCGTGCTCTGTGCCTTGCTCAGCAGCGCCGTTCTCTGCCAAATCCCGGGAATATCCTGGGCGGAAGGCGAGGATAACCAGTTTGATTTTGATCCCATCGTAGTAACAGCTACCAAGACACCGGTAAAGCTTTCAGAATCTAATGCCAACCTGACGGTGATTACCCGTAAGGATATTGAAGAACAGCATTACTCTGATTTATCGGAAGCCTTACGGAATGTACCCGGTGTAACCATCAATAATTTCGGTACAGGTATTGGTTATGAAGCGTCGAACATGCTGCGAATTAACGGTTCCGATAAAATCGTTGTATTAGTTGACGGTGTCAGAGTGGATGCGGCAGGGGTTAATTTTGCTGCCGCCGCATACGGCAATCTGGATAATGTGGAAAGAATTGAAATACTAAAAGGAGCCGCCGCCTCTCTATATGGGGCAAATGCCAAAGGCGGGGTTATTCAGATTATTACGCGAAAGGCTGAGGAAAACAAAAGTACGCTGACCTATACCGGCGGCAGCTATGATAAGGAAAACTATGCTTTCATGAATCAAGGCAAATCAGGCGATTACAGTTGGGTTGTTACCAGCCAGAAGGATATCATGGGAGATTATAGGGATGCTAACGGCACTACGGTTCCAGAGCACCGTAATGCAGAGACCACAACCTTTAAACTGACTAAGGCGATTAATGAAAAGTCGGACATAACCTTTGACTATCAGAAGTATCAGTCGGACTATATGTATTCGGGAACGAATTATTATCTAAGCCAGCGTAATCCGGGGAATATGGATAATTACAATTGGAAATTGATTTATAATAATCAATTAACGGACAATCTAAAAAACCGGCTGACTTTTTATAATGGTGTATATGATAATACGTTCCAAACCAATGATCCCTATTGGGGAATGGGTATAGGTACATCCTGGACAAAAGTAAAAACTATGCGGTTGCAGGACGAGTTTACTCAAACCTTTGCCGACAATCACACCGTTACCGGTGGTTTTGAATATTCACGGGACAAAGTGGTTTCCAGCGGGAATAAAAAGATCAGCAATTCTGCCTACTATGTTCAGGATGAGTGGGATTTGGACCGGCGATGGAAGCTGACTTCCGGCATCCGCTATGATGACAGTACGCAATACGGTTCCAATACTTCGCCACACGTCAATATCGGATATAAAGCCAGCGATGAGACAAATTACTATATTTCTTATAATAAATATTTTATTGTGCCGACCCCTTATCAAGTGTTTAATGACACTTACGGCAATTATAATTTGAAAGCGGAAAAAGGTGACAATCTGGAACTTGGTGTGAATCATCAATTAAGTGATACGTTGAGCACCGCATTTCATCTATTCAGAAGAGATTCCAGCAATGCCGTAGGGTTTGACATGAGTTCATATAAGTACGTTAATTTTGATGAAAAAGCTCATGGCTGGGACATTCAGTTAAACAAAAAGTTGACGGAGCAATTGAGTACATATATCGGTTATACTCACACTACTATCGATCCTACGGTTGAACGGTCGCAAAATGTAGATGGCTGTATTCCCAAAGGATACTGGAATGTAGGAGTAGATTATCGTCAGGAAAAATACGATGTTCATTTGCAGGGCCGTGGTGTGTTTGATAAACCAGGTCCGCAAAATAGTGCTGCTTATAGCAACTATTTTCCTGAAAACACCTATTGGGTATGGGATTTGGCCTTGAACTATAAAATAACCCCCAATACAAAAACCTTTTTGCGGGTTAATAATTTGTTAGATAAGTTCTATGCAGAACAGTCCTATGCCAGATCCGACTATGGCGGTAGTCCTGGTGAATGGTATACCAGCCCTGGCCGCAACTATCAACTCGGAGTTCAATATCAATTCTAA
- a CDS encoding MotA/TolQ/ExbB proton channel family protein, which translates to MESIRESLLLFQKGGPVMYLLLLCSLTVIGIAVERFLFYRAVANKPERFTRDFQRVLQTGDVSDALRLCRENGGFVARLAEKGLQCEQGKSRHLESVLEGEASLLANQLRKHLRHLDTIVTIAPLLGLLGTVIGMIGSFSVLNIKAGQPLAITGGVGEALVATATGLCVATVAMLAYSYFNHRLDGIATAMEEVCLLVLERNRDYEAS; encoded by the coding sequence ATGGAATCTATCAGAGAGAGTCTGCTGCTATTTCAGAAAGGCGGACCGGTTATGTATTTGCTGTTATTGTGCTCTTTGACTGTTATCGGAATCGCTGTGGAGCGATTTTTGTTCTACCGGGCGGTAGCGAATAAGCCGGAACGGTTTACCCGGGACTTTCAAAGAGTGCTGCAAACGGGCGATGTGAGTGATGCCCTCCGTTTATGCCGGGAAAATGGCGGCTTTGTAGCCCGGCTGGCCGAAAAAGGATTACAGTGCGAGCAAGGTAAAAGCCGGCATTTGGAAAGCGTTTTGGAAGGAGAGGCTTCCTTGCTGGCCAATCAACTGCGCAAGCATTTGCGCCATTTGGATACCATTGTGACGATCGCGCCACTATTGGGCTTGCTGGGGACAGTAATCGGCATGATCGGTTCGTTTAGCGTTCTTAACATTAAGGCCGGGCAGCCGCTGGCCATTACCGGCGGGGTAGGCGAGGCCCTGGTTGCCACGGCTACCGGGCTTTGTGTAGCTACTGTGGCGATGCTGGCTTATAGTTATTTTAACCACCGCCTGGATGGGATCGCGACGGCCATGGAAGAGGTTTGTCTGCTGGTGCTGGAAAGGAACCGGGATTATGAAGCTTCGTAA
- a CDS encoding FecCD family ABC transporter permease has product MNILHKLRGKFLLFTVLSVALLSTVGWSLMTGQVTVPADSVLAIAGQQLALPVGQVAMPTAEQTAVVWHIRLPRVLVGILAGAALAVSGAVLQGIFNNPLADPGIIGVSSGAALGAVSAIALGLTSLNIFYMPVCALLGALLAVGLIVLLALRQGKLSPAMLLLGGVAISMLLGAVTSAILTVLNEQRVREFLFWLVGGLDYRRWEHVYMAAGPVVLGIIVLCCMARQLNVLILGEQEARAVGMPVARLRLTFLLLSSVTTAAAVCVTGTIGFVGLLVPHVMRLLAGPEHRVLLPACALAGGLFLVFCDTLGRVIVPALEIRVGIMTALVGAPYFLYLLYKAQQKGGLS; this is encoded by the coding sequence ATGAACATATTACATAAATTAAGAGGCAAGTTCCTGCTTTTTACCGTGCTGTCTGTCGCCTTGCTGAGCACGGTAGGCTGGTCATTGATGACCGGACAGGTGACGGTGCCGGCCGATAGCGTGCTGGCAATTGCCGGACAGCAACTGGCGCTTCCTGTCGGTCAGGTTGCAATGCCTACGGCGGAACAGACCGCCGTTGTTTGGCATATCCGGCTGCCGCGGGTTCTGGTGGGAATCTTGGCCGGTGCCGCTTTGGCGGTGTCCGGTGCTGTTTTGCAGGGGATCTTTAATAATCCCCTGGCCGATCCGGGGATTATCGGAGTTTCCAGCGGAGCCGCTCTGGGGGCGGTGAGTGCCATCGCGCTGGGCTTGACTTCGCTAAACATCTTTTACATGCCCGTATGTGCCTTGCTGGGAGCTCTCCTGGCTGTCGGGCTTATCGTGCTGCTGGCGCTGCGTCAGGGGAAGCTGTCGCCGGCGATGCTGCTCCTGGGTGGGGTGGCGATCAGTATGCTGCTGGGTGCCGTGACGTCGGCTATATTGACAGTACTCAATGAGCAGCGGGTCAGAGAGTTTTTGTTCTGGCTGGTCGGCGGTCTGGACTACCGCCGCTGGGAGCATGTTTATATGGCTGCCGGGCCGGTGGTGTTGGGCATTATCGTCCTGTGCTGTATGGCGCGGCAGTTAAACGTTCTGATTCTAGGGGAACAGGAAGCCCGTGCGGTGGGAATGCCTGTGGCCAGGCTGCGCCTGACTTTTTTACTGCTGTCTTCGGTGACTACGGCCGCCGCCGTATGTGTAACGGGTACGATTGGATTTGTCGGCCTCTTGGTTCCCCATGTGATGCGGCTGTTGGCGGGACCGGAGCATCGTGTGCTTTTGCCGGCCTGTGCACTGGCCGGCGGCTTGTTTCTTGTGTTTTGTGACACCCTGGGCAGGGTTATTGTGCCAGCATTGGAGATTCGGGTAGGAATCATGACTGCTTTGGTCGGTGCGCCTTATTTTTTGTATTTGCTGTATAAGGCGCAACAAAAGGGAGGTCTGTCATGA
- a CDS encoding sugar phosphate isomerase/epimerase family protein: MLQLVNLSNYQTDLDLISHSATCLRLFLERNQLDGLELMLCDAWDSRIHRPEWVYGVHLRFWPYWLDFWRGDTKALAKSFKNEAEIKACYGGLHREDWLQLYRENIRAAGQTGARYAVFHVSHTAPSEAFDWNFRYNDCEVVEAALEVLNSLVQEIPEHMTLLLENLWWPGMTLTNRDLTARLLEGIAHPRVGIMLDTGHLMNTNPALTTEEEGVAYIIDTVKALGKYKERIKGIHLHRSLSGEYVRRSRQKLKTEYTMAETMSHVLRIDEHLPFSSPAVRQLIQYIQPEYVVHEFIQTSLQDWSEKITQQQQALGVSSS, from the coding sequence ATGCTGCAACTTGTAAACTTATCCAACTACCAAACTGATTTAGATTTAATCAGCCATAGCGCCACCTGTCTTCGTCTGTTTCTGGAACGGAATCAGCTCGACGGTTTGGAGCTTATGCTCTGCGATGCCTGGGACAGCCGTATTCACCGGCCGGAATGGGTTTATGGCGTGCATTTGCGGTTTTGGCCCTATTGGCTGGATTTTTGGCGGGGCGATACGAAGGCTCTGGCGAAAAGTTTTAAGAATGAGGCAGAAATCAAAGCCTGCTATGGTGGTTTACACCGGGAAGATTGGCTTCAACTGTACCGGGAGAATATCCGCGCCGCCGGGCAGACTGGTGCCCGGTATGCGGTGTTTCATGTCAGTCATACTGCTCCAAGCGAAGCATTCGACTGGAACTTTCGATATAATGATTGCGAAGTAGTGGAGGCGGCTCTGGAAGTATTGAATAGTCTGGTCCAAGAAATACCGGAGCATATGACGTTGCTCCTGGAAAATCTTTGGTGGCCGGGAATGACTCTCACCAACAGGGATTTGACGGCCCGGCTTTTGGAAGGAATTGCCCATCCCAGAGTGGGCATTATGCTGGATACCGGTCACTTGATGAATACCAATCCGGCATTGACAACGGAAGAAGAGGGCGTGGCCTATATTATCGACACAGTAAAGGCACTGGGCAAATATAAAGAACGCATCAAAGGCATTCATCTGCACCGTTCCCTATCAGGGGAATATGTAAGGCGAAGCAGGCAAAAGCTAAAGACGGAATATACCATGGCGGAAACTATGAGCCATGTTTTGCGAATTGATGAGCATCTGCCGTTTAGCAGTCCGGCAGTCCGGCAACTCATTCAATATATACAGCCGGAGTATGTGGTGCATGAATTTATCCAGACTTCGCTGCAAGACTGGAGCGAGAAAATAACTCAGCAGCAGCAGGCCTTAGGCGTGTCTTCGAGCTAA
- a CDS encoding nitrogenase component 1, giving the protein MKENQSVPRQLPEKLAGAVSFFTGFTDTAVLVSVGQVAKGICFIYSAPGWHKGEQDIQMGRRKEFLAVLPEIKDSSQYAVLLTDKPDEALADYLSGAGINCPGLTLHQNWQDGDFAEGYCTAAAAYFSAVELRSRSMVIPCSLNLLGVSDGYYNGKNDVIELTRMLELAGYQVLACPGAGSTRQEVAAMTQAEMNLVVHPELGLALAKQLQTEYGIPYLSLPLLPYGVEGSLEWLSAIGQVMWMGERSHQAVREEANAVWRTMCQRVKRWEKNWGSLYFPNGLISAPGLVGGAVASALRTEWCTVGSLMVLQQTGRANVWKTAEEPSLAFSEAWLGGHLDRLENGLLLASGYEGALAQQRGVSPACCQTIARPVLEEEALRQPFMGLRGAAYWVKNLWQQYMDNCGGRSSTSKKKQYVM; this is encoded by the coding sequence ATGAAAGAAAATCAGAGCGTTCCCAGGCAGTTGCCGGAAAAGCTGGCCGGTGCCGTCTCTTTTTTTACCGGGTTTACCGACACGGCTGTGCTGGTCAGTGTAGGTCAGGTAGCTAAAGGTATTTGTTTTATTTACTCAGCACCGGGATGGCACAAAGGGGAACAAGATATTCAAATGGGGCGAAGGAAAGAATTTCTCGCGGTACTGCCGGAAATAAAAGACAGCAGTCAATACGCCGTGCTTTTAACTGATAAACCGGACGAAGCGTTAGCGGACTATCTTAGCGGAGCAGGCATAAACTGCCCAGGGCTCACTTTGCACCAGAACTGGCAGGATGGCGATTTTGCCGAAGGGTATTGTACGGCGGCAGCGGCTTATTTTTCTGCCGTTGAGCTGCGGTCGCGCAGTATGGTCATTCCCTGTTCGCTAAATTTGCTGGGAGTGTCCGACGGGTACTATAACGGGAAAAATGATGTAATCGAGTTAACCCGTATGCTGGAGCTGGCCGGCTATCAAGTGTTGGCCTGTCCCGGTGCCGGCAGTACGCGGCAGGAAGTTGCCGCTATGACGCAGGCCGAAATGAATTTGGTGGTACATCCCGAATTGGGCTTGGCCTTAGCCAAACAATTGCAAACAGAGTATGGCATTCCTTATTTATCGCTGCCGCTCTTGCCCTACGGCGTCGAAGGCTCGCTGGAATGGCTCAGTGCTATTGGCCAGGTTATGTGGATGGGTGAGCGAAGTCATCAGGCAGTCCGGGAGGAAGCCAATGCGGTTTGGCGGACCATGTGCCAACGGGTGAAGCGCTGGGAAAAGAATTGGGGCAGCCTGTATTTTCCGAACGGTCTGATCAGCGCCCCCGGCCTGGTCGGCGGAGCGGTAGCCAGCGCCTTGCGTACCGAATGGTGTACGGTTGGTTCGTTAATGGTGCTGCAGCAAACAGGCAGGGCTAATGTCTGGAAAACCGCTGAGGAACCTTCGCTGGCTTTTTCCGAAGCCTGGCTGGGTGGTCACCTGGATAGACTGGAAAATGGTTTGTTGCTGGCCAGTGGCTATGAAGGCGCTTTGGCGCAGCAGCGCGGCGTCAGCCCGGCCTGCTGCCAAACGATTGCCCGGCCGGTACTTGAGGAAGAAGCACTCCGGCAGCCTTTTATGGGACTAAGGGGAGCCGCTTATTGGGTAAAGAATCTTTGGCAGCAATATATGGACAACTGCGGCGGCCGTTCTTCGACCAGTAAGAAAAAACAATATGTTATGTAG
- a CDS encoding ExbD/TolR family protein has protein sequence MKLRNLRNESQPKLMIIPMIDIIFFLLVFFMMSTLYMVERRSLPVALPQAATAAADTGEKVIVTVTENGQIQFGEEVIPMELLQRRTKQEIVRRQGNMVILLQADRNLPYGQVVAVLDMLKSAGAQRVVVAVEKAGAGG, from the coding sequence ATGAAGCTTCGTAATCTTCGCAACGAAAGCCAGCCCAAGTTGATGATTATCCCTATGATCGATATTATCTTTTTTCTTTTGGTGTTTTTTATGATGAGCACCTTATATATGGTCGAACGGCGCAGTTTGCCTGTCGCTTTGCCGCAGGCGGCAACGGCCGCGGCTGATACCGGCGAGAAGGTGATTGTAACCGTAACTGAAAATGGACAGATTCAGTTTGGTGAAGAGGTGATCCCGATGGAATTGCTGCAGCGGCGGACAAAACAGGAAATCGTTCGCCGGCAGGGCAATATGGTTATTTTATTGCAGGCTGACCGAAATCTACCCTATGGCCAAGTGGTCGCTGTTTTGGATATGCTGAAAAGTGCCGGGGCGCAGCGAGTGGTGGTGGCTGTGGAAAAAGCCGGAGCAGGGGGATGA